The Spirosoma sp. SC4-14 DNA window TAAAGCCTGTCCGGTACGTTGCTGGCCGAGCGTGTCGGCGGCATCCAGTACAATTTCAACCAGTTCGAGCGATTGGCGATCAATCTGGCCATCTACAGTGTCGATGCGAGCCAGTTGCAGTAAGCCATTTGCCAGCGTAGTTAGTTTGTTGAGTTCAGTTACTGCCTGTACCATTCCACGCTTGAGGCTATCGGGGTCGTTGTCGTAGAGTATTGACGTTTCCAGCCATCCCTTAATGGTGGTAAGGGGTGTTCGTAACTCATGCGAAGCCTGGGCAATAAAGGAACGTTGGTTGTCGACCAGCCGTTCCTGCCGGTTTAACAGGTCATTGAATGCTTTGGCCAATACACCTACCTCGTCCTGTGGAGTAGTTGCCCGCAGCCGGAATGCCATTGTGCTGGCCGGGGGCGATTGAATCTGATCGATCAGGCTATTTAGTGGCTTGAGGGCCTGCCTGGAGAAGAAATAACCAAGCAAAACAACCAGGCCGATAGCAACAGCATTCCCAACGATAAACAGGTCGCGTAAATCGTTCTGACGCTGATAGCCATCCTGGTCATAGGCAGTTGCTATGGCTACGTATTCGTGCCCATCGGGAGAGGGCAACAGACCCGCATAGGTCAGCGCAATTCCATCTTTAGGGTAAGTATGGCCAGGGCTATTATACCGAAACCGCACCAGCCGTTCGCGCCGGACTCGTTGCCGAAAGGCGTGGTTTGGTATGAAATCATTCGTGGGCTGACTGGCATAAATCAGACTGTCGGTTGGCGAGTAGACAAACTCGACCTGCTCAGGCATCGACGTAATAACGTTTCCTGCTACGGCTCCTTTCAGCGTTAGCAGTTGTTCGGTTATGCGGGCTTTTCGTTCAAGTCGGTCTTCAATGGATTTTTGCCGGAAACTGGCGTATGTGTTATAAACATAGACCGAAAAAATAAGCAAAATGCCTGCAACCAGCAACGAAAACCACAGAATCAGTTTATGTTTGATCTGCATGGCTAGCCTCGTAAAACATACCCCATACCAACAACCGTATGCAACAGTTTTGGGTTGAAATTTTTGTCGATCTTTTTGCGCAGGTAATTAATATACACTTCAATCACATTGGTGTTGGTGTCGAAATGCAGATCCCACACCTTTTCGGCAATATCGACCCGGCTGACGGTTCTTCCCCGATTGATCATTAAGTATTCCAGCAGCGCATATTCGCGGGCGGTCAGCTCAATGAGTTGTCCGGCACGAGTAACCGAATGGGCTTCTGTGTCCAGTTCCAGATCGGCAACCCGAAGTGTTGTTTTTATCCCCGTAAAACTGCTGTTTCGGCGGGCAAGCGCTTTGATTCGCAGGATAAGTTCCCGAAATTCAAATGGTTTAACCAGATAATCGTCGGCACCGGCTCCAAAGCCGCTCTCCTTATCCGACAGGCTGTCGAGTGCTGTCAGCAGCAATAGGGGCTGTCGGGGCGACTCCTGCTTAATACGCCGACATAGCTCAAATCCATTGATGTGTGGCAAATTAATATCCAGAACAACCACATCGTAGCTGTTATTGGCAAACATCCGCTGTCCCATCAGGCCATCATATGCCAAATCAATTTCGTACCCCTCGCTTTCGACTCCTTTTCGAATAAAAGAAGCCAGACTAATTTCGTCTTCAACCAGTAATATTTTCATCTGCTACGTAGGGGCAACCTAAGGCTTATATATTCTCAACCTTACCAGTAGGCTTAACAAGCTTAAAATGCACATAGTTGCCCGGTCCTACTGGCAATATCTTTAGAATGAGCTACGCCGGCTGGTCTAAAGCAATGTACATAAGCGCATAATGAGGAGTTTAGCTGGATGATTTGCTTATATTGATTCAATCCTAATCACTATGTTTTTGAAACGATCTGTTTTCAGTTTATTAATGGGGCTGGCTTTTGCCGGTGTGCAGGCGCAGCCGCTCAACACCTTATCGGCGCAGGAAAAAAAAGAGGGATGGAAATTGCTGTTTGATGGCCACGACCTCAAAGGCTGGCATAAATACAATGGCAAAGGAGTGCCTTCGTCCTGGAAAGTGGAACAGGGCGTTTTGCATTTGGATGTGCCTAAAACGGCAACTGGTACCGTTCGCGACGGTGGCGATTTGGTGACCGATGCGGTCATATCCGGTGATTTTGACTTCAAAGCGGAGTTTAAGATTGAAAAATACACCAATAGCGGTTTCTTTTTCTTTGTGGAAGAAGCGCCTAAGAATGAGAAGGTTTATACTACTGGATTAGAGGTTCAGGTGGGCGACGATGTGCTGTATCAGAAAGCCGTGGAGCATCCGCATAGTTCCGGTGATCTGTTTGGTATAGCGGATGTCCGTATTCAGGAGCCCCAGCCGCTTGGAAGCTGGAATAAAGTGGAGGTTATGCTAAAAAAGAATAAGCTGACCGTCACCATCAATGGCTATGTGGTTCAGGAACACGATGTGACGAGTGCCGACTGGAAAAAACGCGTGAGTGCCAGCAAGCTAAAAGATGTTCCCTTCGCCAAGGGCAAATTTTCGGGTCGAATTGGCTTACAGGACTGGAATACCAGTGTCTGGTTTCGGAATATTAAGTTGAAATCCCTGTAATATAGGCTCATCATCACGGGAACAATCTAAACGAATCTCCCAAAGCGATCAACTTTGGGGAATTCGTTTTTTAGGGCTGGATAGAACCTGTCAGGCACTACCCAATTGACTCTACAGCACCTTCAAATCGCCATTGAACCGGTACGTTTTGCCTGTTTCGGTTGTCAGGTTGATTTGCTTATCGCCATAGCGAAGAACGCAGGGCTGGCCCGCTTTCGACGTAACATCAACACCCGTCAGATGGCCATTTTGCCAGCGAATGTTCAGCACAAAGCCGCCCTGCGCACAGATGCCGTTGATGTATCCGGTGGGCAGGGCGGAGGGCAGGGCGGGAAGCAGATCAAGTAGTTGCGCGGCACCCCGCTGGGCGGCACCCCGCTGGGCGGCACCCCGCTTGTCCTGACTTTGCAGCATCATCCCGGCAATGCCGCTTGCTCCCCCAAAATTGCCATCAATCTGGAACGGAGGGTGTGCATCGAACAGGTTGGGGTATGAGCCTCCGCCCGTTGTGCCTTCGGGCGATATAGCTGGCCGGAACAGTAGTTTGAGCATGTTATAGGCATGATTACCATCGCGGAAGCGGGCCCAGAAGTTGATTTTCCAGGCCAGACTCCAACCCGTTCCTTCGTCGCCCCGCTCCAGCAGCGACTGCCGGGCGGCTTTCATCAACTCAGGCGTTTCATCCCAGCTAATATCAGTACCGGGATAGACGCCCCAAAGGTGCGATACGTGCCGGTGGTGGTCGTTTGGATCGTCGATATCCTGAAGCCATTCCTGCAACTGACCATGCCTGCCAATCTGATTCGGGGCAATCTGGCTGTACATGGTTTTGAGCGTATCCCGAAAGGCGACATCCGTGTCAAGTAGTTCACTGGCGGCCACGCAGTTTTTAAACAGATCGCGGATAAGCTGATGGTCCATTGTTGGGCCAGCAACCAAACCGCCGTGTTCGGGCGAATTCGATGGCGTACTGATCAGCCAGCCAGTTTTGGGGTCATTGACCAGAAAATCGACAAAAAACTGAGCGGCCTCTTTCATAATCGGATAGGCTCGCTTTTGCAGAAATGTCCGGTCCTGCGTGTAGCAGTAATGCTCCCAGAGGTGATGCGACAGCCATGCACCCCCACTCACCCAGATACCGTGATTCGACGCATTGATGGGTGCCGTTCCGCGCCATAGGTCGGTGTTGTGATGGAGTACCCAGCCACGGGCCTTGTAATGAGCCCTCGCTGTTTTCCGTCCCGACTCAACCAACTCGTCTATAGCCGTAAACAGCGGTTCGTAGCAGGCCGGGAGGTTCAGCATTTCGGCAGGCCAGTAGTTCATTTCGAGGTTGATGTTTGTGGTGTATTTACTGCCCCAGGGAGGGGTCAGCAGATCGTTCCAGATGCCCTGTAAATTAGCCGGTTGCGCCAGTACACCGGTGCGGCCCGGACGCGAAGCAGAAATCAGCAGATACCGGCCATATTGCACATACAGAGCCGCCAGGGCCGGATCGGGGGTTTGGTCAACCTGCTGAAGCCGCTCGTCGGTGGGTAATTG harbors:
- a CDS encoding HAMP domain-containing sensor histidine kinase: MQIKHKLILWFSLLVAGILLIFSVYVYNTYASFRQKSIEDRLERKARITEQLLTLKGAVAGNVITSMPEQVEFVYSPTDSLIYASQPTNDFIPNHAFRQRVRRERLVRFRYNSPGHTYPKDGIALTYAGLLPSPDGHEYVAIATAYDQDGYQRQNDLRDLFIVGNAVAIGLVVLLGYFFSRQALKPLNSLIDQIQSPPASTMAFRLRATTPQDEVGVLAKAFNDLLNRQERLVDNQRSFIAQASHELRTPLTTIKGWLETSILYDNDPDSLKRGMVQAVTELNKLTTLANGLLQLARIDTVDGQIDRQSLELVEIVLDAADTLGQQRTGQALSVQLSDGVLEQPTPVMVLGNASLLKTALLNLLDNAAKYSNGQSIALYVEMDTEERVRIRIEDKGIGLTPGEEEQILLPLVRGSNALSIGGFGIGLTLAHRIITLHQGKLHLHPRPEGGTVVVVILPLQPA
- a CDS encoding response regulator transcription factor, giving the protein MKILLVEDEISLASFIRKGVESEGYEIDLAYDGLMGQRMFANNSYDVVVLDINLPHINGFELCRRIKQESPRQPLLLLTALDSLSDKESGFGAGADDYLVKPFEFRELILRIKALARRNSSFTGIKTTLRVADLELDTEAHSVTRAGQLIELTAREYALLEYLMINRGRTVSRVDIAEKVWDLHFDTNTNVIEVYINYLRKKIDKNFNPKLLHTVVGMGYVLRG
- a CDS encoding DUF1080 domain-containing protein — its product is MFLKRSVFSLLMGLAFAGVQAQPLNTLSAQEKKEGWKLLFDGHDLKGWHKYNGKGVPSSWKVEQGVLHLDVPKTATGTVRDGGDLVTDAVISGDFDFKAEFKIEKYTNSGFFFFVEEAPKNEKVYTTGLEVQVGDDVLYQKAVEHPHSSGDLFGIADVRIQEPQPLGSWNKVEVMLKKNKLTVTINGYVVQEHDVTSADWKKRVSASKLKDVPFAKGKFSGRIGLQDWNTSVWFRNIKLKSL